In Zingiber officinale cultivar Zhangliang chromosome 8B, Zo_v1.1, whole genome shotgun sequence, a single genomic region encodes these proteins:
- the LOC122016497 gene encoding uncharacterized protein LOC122016497 encodes METAACVAKPVVVFGAAEYMFRWEQQEEYMERRRLYLRSYHFSRNRPAGERARGTLLRVRRLVWVRLREARRLPRILWAKLRRALASLSAGRRRRNHHGQFHLLPHRRAFKQ; translated from the coding sequence ATGGAGACGGCGGCGTGCGTGGCGAAGCCCGTGGTGGTGTTCGGGGCGGCGGAGTACATGTTCAGgtgggagcagcaggaggagtacATGGAGCGGCGGCGGCTCTATCTGCGGAGCTACCACTTCTCGCGGAATCGGCCGGCGGGGGAGCGGGCGCGGGGGACACTGCTCCGGGTGCGCCGCCTCGTGTGGGTGCGACTCCGGGAGGCGCGGCGCTTGCCGAGGATCCTCTGGGCGAAGCTCCGCCGCGCCCTGGCCTCGCTGAGCGCCGGCCGCAGACGGAGGAACCACCACGGCCAGTTCCATC